From the genome of Xylocopilactobacillus apis:
TATCCATTCTGAAAATGTCGGAAGATAAACATCTCGTTTGCGAATCCCAAAATCAAAAATTGGTGCTACTAAAATGTCGCTTCCAAACATATGCTCATCAGATACATTAACTGAATTGGTATCTTTAGGAAATTCATAGTAAAGAGTTCTAATTAACGGGTACCCATAACGGTGAGCTTCCTGGTAAAGGTCTTTAATATAAGGCTTAATATTTTCACGAATAGTAATAAATTTTCGTAAAATGTTTAAGGTTTCTTCCCCATAAGACCACACTTCATTAGCCGCACCGCTGGCAACACTTGAAGAATCCAATGGATTTTCATGCGGTTCACGATCACCATGCATTCTTAAGACTGGACAAAATGTTGCATATTCAAACCAACGAATTAAACACTCTTTAAACTTTGGATCATCAATCACACCCCCATGAAATCCACCAATATCAGTTGTCCACCAAGGAATACCAGCAATACCCATGTTTAACCCTGCTTGATATTGATTGCGTAAAGAACGAAAACTTGAATCAATATCTCCACTCCAAACCAAAGCACCATATTTTTGGCTGCCTGCCCAAGCAGAACGAATTAAGTTAACGACTTTATCTTGACCTTCATTTTTCATGTTCTCGAAAAATCCTTTTGCCAACATTTTAGGATAAATATTTCCAACAGATGTGTTACGACCAATTTTTAATCGATATAAATCAAAATCATACGGAGAATATTCAGGTTCAGCTTCATCAAGCCAAAAAATTTTGATTCCATATTTGTAATAATGATTTTTTACCTTACTCCAAACATAATTCCTTGCTTCGAAATTGGTAGCATCAAAAAAAATTGAGTTACCTTGAAACTTCATCGAAACCCTTGACCCTTTATCCGATCGAATTAAATATCCTTTTTCTAACATTTCATCATAATTTTCGGATCGCTCATCAATATTTGGCCAAACTGAAACCATTAATTCAATTCCCATTGATTTTAATTCTCCGACCATTGATTCTGGATCAGGCCAATACTTGGAATCAAATTTAAAATCGCCCTGTTTAGTCCAGTGAAAAAAATCAATAACAATTACAGATAAAGGAATATTTTGATTGTAATAACTCCGGGCAACTTCTAACAATTCTTCCTGAGTCTGATATCGCATCTTACTTTGCCATAAACCTAATCCATAATCAGGCATCATCGAAGGACGCCCAGTTACTTGAACATACTTCTCAGTTATTTCTTTAGGAGTCTGACCACAACAAATCCAATAATCTATTTCGTTTGTATCTATTGCTGTCCATTCGGTAATATTTTTTGCAAAAGTTACTCTCCCGATAGCTGGATTATTCCATAAAAACCCGTACCCTTTACTAGACATCATAAAAGGAACCGTAGTTTGAGAGTTTCTTTGGGCCAATTCTAAAGTACAATATTTTAAATCTAATTGACTTTGTTGATACTGACCCATTCCATATATATGTTCATTATCTTGACTTTCAAATCTAACCGTGGCGAAATAATCTCCACCTGTTTTCGGAGTTAATTCACGTCCCTCAACTTTTAGCGCGCTGACAAATTGGTTTACCATATTTGAATCAATAAAATCATTTTGATCTTGTTGATTTGGCAAAGAATGTCTTCTAATCCGCCAGTATTCTTCTAACAATAGGTGTTCATTTAGATCGTAAAAAACAATTTTACCAAAATGATCTACTGTAGCTTTCACAGATCCATTTCTAATGTAACTTACATCATCACTATATTTAAGTTCAAAATCATCAACATCTACATCTTCTGTAAGTGCCCAGTTATTTTCAGAAAATTTATTTTTTGTTTCTCTAACTCGTAATCCCTCTCCCCAAGGTATTACTTGTAAAACTCGATCATCGTTACGCCACTCTAAATAAAGATTTTTTGATTTCACAAACAAATTAAATGTCTCCTATATAAACTTTTAATCGACTTCTCGAGTAGTCTTTCCAGAGTAAAAAGATACCGGCAGCATAATCCGTGGAGTTTTATCAAATGATTTCCCTTTAATTTGAGAATCTAACTCTCTCACAGCATTCTTTGCAATATCTTTAATTGGTTGTCTAATGGATGATAAGTCTAATGATTGATCTTTTGATAACTTCCAACCATCAAATCCTATAATTTGAATTTTATCTGGAACTTTAATTCCTTGATCCAAAATCTTTAGATACAACTTAAATGCTACCTCATCCGTATAAGCAAATACTCCCAAATTATCACAAGTTTTACTATAATCGATTAATTTTTTTGTAACATTAGATAGTTGATCGTTAAATTTTGGCTCGTTACTAGTTGAGGAAATTTTATATAATAAGTATTCAAGATGATTTCTATTACAAAAATCAACAAAACCAGACTTTCGTGCGGTCATCGCTTTTAATGATTCATTATCAGAACCCACAAAGAAATATTTGGATGCTCCACGTTTCTTTAATTCAGATGCAGCTAATTCACCGCCTGAATAATTATCCGAAGAAATTAGCGAAAACAGTCCCGTATCCTCCTTCTCAATTGAAACAAGTGGAATGCCTGAATGAACATGACTAGTAATATTGGAATATGAAACAGATATTATACCTGCAACTCTCTGCTCTTCTGCCATATCAACAAAACCTTTTTCCTGTTCGTACTGATTCTCAGACAAACAGAGTATAGTTTTATATCCAATTTGATCAAGATCTTTTTGAATCCAAAAAGTTAATTCAGAAAAAAAGGGAGTCCATACAGTTGGAAGAACAAAAACTACATAACTAGAATTATTTTTTCTTAAATCCCGAGCAGCATTATTTCTCACATAATGGAGTTTTTTAATTGCCTTTTTTATTCTTTTTTCGGTTTCTGGTTTTAATTTTTTTTGATTTAAATAGTTAGAAACTGTTCCTAAAGAAACACCCGCTTCTTTAGCAACATCTTTCATATTAACCATTATCAAATACTATCCCTTCATATGGTCGCAAATATATAATGTCAGATAGATTTTGCGGAGAATCGTCATAGTTAGATAAAATTCTCTTACTCTCTTTATTTCTAATGTTGTTTGGTATCTCAAATTTGACTTTCTTATTAGAAAAAGATCCGATAACCAACATCTGTCTATCTTTTAGAATTCTGGTATAAGCAAATACTGATGAGTCATCAGCGGATATTAAATTAAAATCTCCATCAATTGCTACTTTTAATTTAGTTCTTATCTTTATAAGTTTTTGATAAAAAGAGTAAATCGAATCCTCATCACGTAATGTCTCATTGACATTAATTTTATCATAATTATTGTTAAT
Proteins encoded in this window:
- a CDS encoding glycoside hydrolase family 31 protein, with amino-acid sequence MKSKNLYLEWRNDDRVLQVIPWGEGLRVRETKNKFSENNWALTEDVDVDDFELKYSDDVSYIRNGSVKATVDHFGKIVFYDLNEHLLLEEYWRIRRHSLPNQQDQNDFIDSNMVNQFVSALKVEGRELTPKTGGDYFATVRFESQDNEHIYGMGQYQQSQLDLKYCTLELAQRNSQTTVPFMMSSKGYGFLWNNPAIGRVTFAKNITEWTAIDTNEIDYWICCGQTPKEITEKYVQVTGRPSMMPDYGLGLWQSKMRYQTQEELLEVARSYYNQNIPLSVIVIDFFHWTKQGDFKFDSKYWPDPESMVGELKSMGIELMVSVWPNIDERSENYDEMLEKGYLIRSDKGSRVSMKFQGNSIFFDATNFEARNYVWSKVKNHYYKYGIKIFWLDEAEPEYSPYDFDLYRLKIGRNTSVGNIYPKMLAKGFFENMKNEGQDKVVNLIRSAWAGSQKYGALVWSGDIDSSFRSLRNQYQAGLNMGIAGIPWWTTDIGGFHGGVIDDPKFKECLIRWFEYATFCPVLRMHGDREPHENPLDSSSVASGAANEVWSYGEETLNILRKFITIRENIKPYIKDLYQEAHRYGYPLIRTLYYEFPKDTNSVNVSDEHMFGSDILVAPIFDFGIRKRDVYLPTFSEWINIWTKEEFSGGQVIEVDAPLDRIPIFVKKDAELSRKLNLFTI
- a CDS encoding LacI family DNA-binding transcriptional regulator; its protein translation is MVNMKDVAKEAGVSLGTVSNYLNQKKLKPETEKRIKKAIKKLHYVRNNAARDLRKNNSSYVVFVLPTVWTPFFSELTFWIQKDLDQIGYKTILCLSENQYEQEKGFVDMAEEQRVAGIISVSYSNITSHVHSGIPLVSIEKEDTGLFSLISSDNYSGGELAASELKKRGASKYFFVGSDNESLKAMTARKSGFVDFCNRNHLEYLLYKISSTSNEPKFNDQLSNVTKKLIDYSKTCDNLGVFAYTDEVAFKLYLKILDQGIKVPDKIQIIGFDGWKLSKDQSLDLSSIRQPIKDIAKNAVRELDSQIKGKSFDKTPRIMLPVSFYSGKTTREVD